The Halostagnicola larsenii XH-48 DNA segment GCTTGGGCGATTTCGTTCGATGTCGTCTTTCCCGCGGCAATTGCGGTGAGGATCGCAAAGTATCGGTTCGGGTCCGTGAGTTCGGTCCGGAGCACGTACTCTGGTTTGTTGTGGAGATATCCTTCTGGGAGAGCACTTCTTCAGTGAGGACTGTTCCGAGGACCTGGTTGAGTTCGACACCATCGAGGTAGGACGGGACGCCGCCGAAGATACCCAACGTGATGATTCTCTCTTGAGGTGAATAGTCGTCCGAAACGAACTCTTGGGCAGCAGCAAAGTCAAGCGGACGGAGGTCGAGTCGTTCTGTGAATCGCTCATACAAGGGACTGTTCCCTAGAAGCGTTGCTTCTTCCATCATACTAATCGACGACCCAACTAGGATAAGTGTTCCCGAGGTGTTCTGAAACCGTTGGTCCCACAACCGCTGAATGACTGAGGGGAGGCTCCTATCGGCATTAATGAGGTAGGGGAATTCGTCGAGGACTACGATCCCGTTCTGGTCACCGAGATATCCGAGCAGCGCTTCCCAGTTCTGTTTGATCTGCGTGATACGGGGAAAGGTCTCGGACGCGACATCGACGAATTCATTGAGTTGTATCTGGGAGGTGGTTTCCGTGGCCTGATAGACGACTGCGTCCTCACGGTCGGAGAGCGAGTGTTGGACGAGCTGTGTCTTCCTGAGGCGTCGCCGACCGAAAATGACGATCATCTTGGCGCCGTCGGATTCGTAGCAACTGCGTAGCCGAGACAGTTCATCTTCCCGGTCTACGAAATGCTCCATACGCCTACTCTATCTCGACGGAGAATAATACTTCCAAATAGCCTATTTCAAAATTGGCTATCTCTGGATTGCTATGAATTATGCTTAATCAGAGAACAGATTGAAATCTACAATGGCAACCGATGATCGAGTTTAAGTTCGATATCAGTTCACACGAACCCCGAGACGGTTTCTGAACAAGAAGCGGATACGTACGAGGATACCCTCGAAAGCCACGATCGGATCGCTCGTGTCCACTATCCGGGTCTCGAGAGTCACCCGCACCACGATCTTGCGAGTGAGCAGATGTCGGGATACAGCGGGATGCTGTCCTTCGAGTTCGATGGCACACTCATCGAACTCGAGGCGTTCGTTGAGAGACTCGAGGTATTCACGCCGGGAGCCAGTCTCGGTGGGGTCGAGAGCCTTGTTGAGGTACCGTCATTAATGATCCCCGACGAGTTCAGCCGCAGTGAGGATTCAGCGGAGATTCCCGAGACGTTGGTCCGGGTATCCGTTGGCCTCGAAGACGCCGATGACCTCTGCGAGGACCTCCGGAAGGCGCTACCGTAGGCGTGCGTTCCCCTTTCCCGACCGTCCCGATCCGCAAGCAGGTCGATTGTCCACCTGATGTGACAGTCACAAGCGGGAATACGAACTGTTTCCAAACGAGAGAGTGCGGATTATTCGAGCGGTTCGATGACGTCTCCGGGGCGAATCGTCCCATCTTCGAGAACGTCCGCTCGGAGCCCACCGCGGTGAGTGAGTGCCTGCAATACGCCGTCCTGAGTGATGCGCTGGAGATGGTTACAGGGTTCACACAGTCGATCCCCTCGACAGATGGCGTCTCCGACTCGGAATCGTTGTCCAACGAGATGATTGAGTGCGACATCACGGGTTTCGATGTTTCGTCGGTGTTCTCCCGGTGCGAGTTCGATTCCCGCTTCACGCTCGATTGCTGTTACGGCCTCTTGCTCGATCAACGTGAGGTCGTACCCATCGGGGCGTTCCTCATCTGGCTCCCACTCGACGAAGGTTCCCGTCTCAATCTCGCTAAAGTAACGATCACCTCGAAGCCCCTTTCTGGCAACTGCTTCAACGTCGGTCTGTTCTTCCATCTCCGCTTCGGCTTTAGGTGCGATAAAAATCCGTTCGACGCTGCCACTCCCGGTCATATGCGCTATGCGCGTTTGGCACAGTATAAATACTCGGGTGTAGATATTGTTGACAAGTTGACATCCTCCCCGCCCTGAAGGGCGAGGATTCCCGCGGTGGGATATTGTGGTTTACGGCGTTATGTGTTCTTGAGGTGCGAACGCACCAGTTTCCGTGTCAAACAAGAACGTCGATGGCTGTGCCAACCAGCCGTTACTCCTATCTCCCCCGTCACAGGAGAGACTCGGAGATACTTTCTGTCGAATGTTCTCAGCACCGTTTACATCCGCGTTCGCCACCGTCTCACACTCATCACAGACGTACAACCCGCGTTCAACACGGTTCGCCTTGCGCTCCCGGCCACAGCACGAACACGACTTCGACGTATCCCGCTCGGACACCTGCTCGACCGTGATGCCGTTCATCTCGGCTTTGTAGGTGAGCAGATCTGTGAAGCGGTCGAACGCCCACGAATGCAGGTTGAGGTTGCCGTGCTTACCCCAGTTTGTCGACTCGCCGTTCACCTCGTCCTCACGGATACCAGAGAGGTCGCCAACCACAATCGTTCCAACACCTTCATCCACACACCGCTGAACGATGTGTTTGGAGAGGGTATGGAAGTAGTGGGTGCGACGAGCAGACTTCTTCTGGTGCAGCCGCGTGG contains these protein-coding regions:
- a CDS encoding MOSC domain-containing protein; translation: MTGSGSVERIFIAPKAEAEMEEQTDVEAVARKGLRGDRYFSEIETGTFVEWEPDEERPDGYDLTLIEQEAVTAIEREAGIELAPGEHRRNIETRDVALNHLVGQRFRVGDAICRGDRLCEPCNHLQRITQDGVLQALTHRGGLRADVLEDGTIRPGDVIEPLE